A window of Nitratireductor kimnyeongensis genomic DNA:
CGATCGCATGCAATTGGAGTTTCCAATGAGGCTGCACCGCATATTGCTGGTCATTGCCGCCATAGCCTTGACCGTGTCCCAATCCCTGGCTCAGCAGGACAAGGTACTCGCACAGTGGTTTGACGCCCTGCGCACAGCCGACCGGCAGACACTCTCGGAACTGTTGTCCGATGATGCGCGGATCATTCTCAACGACATCGGGATCGAACAGACAAAGGAAGAATTTCTCGACTCGATGGACACGTGGAAGGAAACCACGGGCAGCGGCACCGACATCCGATATCGCGTGGACAATAAAAGCGACAACGAAACAATCGTGACGGTCTGCTATGATTTCCCGAACAATTCCGTTCTCACCCAGGAACGCTTTCTGATCGGGGAAGCAGGGATCGAAGAAAGCAATCAGTCCCAGATTGCCGAAAGCTGCGCCGATTTCTAAGCAACCGCCGCTTTCGGCGTCGCGTTCGGTGGACCGAAAGTCCTGTATTGGGAGAAGATGGTGCCCCCGGACGGACTCGAACCGCCGACCCCCTGATTACAAATCAGGTGCTCTACCAACTGAGCTACAAGGGCATCCGGCGCTCCGTTAGCATAAACTGCGCGAGAGTAAAATCAAAACTGGCAACAGCCGTGGACGATGCCCACATGAATACGCGTCCGTTTGCCTTTGCAGGCAAACTTCCACGTGTTAACCGATAGCAGCCCTCCGCTAATCCAAGGCAGTCTGATCGCCATGCCCCAACAACCAATGGCCCTCGCCTTCGTTTCCGCCGACACCGAAAATGCCCAGGAAGCGGCGCAACGGTTGTCAGCCCTGTATGGTCAGGAACGACCTGAGAATGCCGACGTCATTGTGGCGCTCGGCGGTGATGGCTTCATGCTGCAGACGCTCCGAGAAACGATGGGCGCAGGAAAGCGCATCTACGGAATGAATCGGGGCTCGATCGGTTTTCTGATGAACGAATACCGTGAGGACGGCTTGCGCGACCGTGTCGCCGCAGCAATCCCTGAAACCGTGCGCCCACTTCAGATGGAAGCGATCGACGCGGATGGCAACCGGGTCAGGGCAGTTGCCGTCAACGAAGTCTCGCTCCTGCGTCAATCCTACCAGGCAGCCAAGATACGGATTGCGATTGATGACAAGGTCCGCCTCGAAGAGTTGATCTGTGACGGCGTCATGGTGGCCACACCCGCCGGCTCCACGGCCTATAACTTGTCCGCGCATGGGCCAATTCTTCCGCTCGACGCGCCGCTTCTCGCACTCACGCCGGTCAGTCCGTTTCGTCCACGCCGCTGGCGCGGCGCCCTGCTCTCCAATCAGGCGACGGTGCGGTTTGATATTCTCGAGCCCGAAAAGCGGCCGGTGAATGCGGTCGCTGACCACACCGAAATCAAATCCGTCGTGTCGGTTGTGGTTCGCGAATCACACGAGGAAACCGTCACCGTCCTCTTCGACGAGAGCCACTCCTGGAACGAACGCATCCTTTCGGAGCAGTTTCGTTACTGAACAATAGCTGACTTTACGGTAAGTGATCTGTTGACATCGAACGCGTCAAGCCGTACCCCGTCGAGGGATTCGGGTCTCCACGACCTCACAAGGCGGTATTGCGCCGCAAACACAAAGACAGCCGAAACGTGCCAGCAGAAGAACAAGACACCGCTCAGGAAGCGTTGACATTTTCCGATCTGGGCCTGTCCCAAAAGGTCCTCTCCGCCGTGGCCGATGCGGGCTACACGCAGCCCACCCCGATCCAGGCAGGCGCCATACCGCATGCTCTGAACGGCAAGGACGTGCTGGGCATCGCCCAGACAGGGACGGGGAAAACCGCCTCTTTCGTCCTGCCCATGCTGACGCGCCTGGAGCGTGGTCGCGCCAGGGCGCGCATGCCGCGCACTCTCATCCTGGAGCCGACGCGCGAACTCGCAGCGCAGGTTGAGGAGAATTTTGTCAAATACGGCAAAAACCACCGTATCAACATCGCGTTGCTGATTGGCGGTGTGTCGTTTGACGAGCAGGAAAAGAAGCTCGAGCGCGGCGCCGATGTGTTGATTGCAACACCAGGGCGACTGCTTGATCATTTCGAGCGCGGAAAACTTCTCCTCACCGGTGTTGAAATTCTCGTGATCGACGAGGCGGACCGCATGCTCGACATGGGTTTCATCCCGGACATTGAGCGTATCTGCAAACTCATTCCGTTCACGCGGCAGACCTTGTTCTTCTCGGCCACCATGCCTCCGGAGATCACCAAGCTCACCGAGCAGTTTCTGCAGGGGCCCGTCCGCGTCGAGGTCTCCCGTCCGGCAACAACGTCAACGAACATCACCCAGCGCTTTGTCAAAAGCGGCGCCAAGCCCTGGGAGAAGCGCGAGCGTCTGCGTTCACTGATCGACGCTCAAGGCGACACGCTGAAAAACGCCATCATATTCTGCAATCGCAAGAGCGAAGTGGCGACACTGTTCCGCTCTCTCGTCCGTCACGAATATGACGCAGGTGCGCTTCACGGCGACATGGATCAACGCGCGCGCATGACGATGCTGGAGAATTTCCGCAAGGGCAATCTGAAGCTGCTTGTCGCGTCTGACGTTGCCGCCCGCGGGCTCGACATTCCCGATGTCAGCCACGTGTTCAATTTCGATATTCCCACCCACGCGGATGACTATGTGCACCGGATCGGCCGCACCGGTCGGGCAGGCCGCAAGGGTGCTGCGTTCACGCTGATCACCAAGGCCGATCGCAAATACATGGATTCGATCGAAAAGCTGATAGGCCAGGATGTTGAATGGCTGGATGGCGACCTGTCCACGCTTCAAGCAGATGAAGGCGCCGATGACGACAACAAGCGTGGGCGCGGAACAAGGCGCGGAGGCAAAACCTCTGCGGCGGCTGAAGAGAAAAGCCCTTCCGGCAAGAAGCCGCGCAAGAACGACATCAGATCCGAAAATGCCGAGCGCAAGGCGAAACAGGACAAGCCGGAGCAGCCCAAAGAGCCGCGCCGCCATCAACGTGAAGACGACACCACGGTCGGTTTCGGAGAGGACGTGCCCGCTTTCATGAAGATTGCCGTAAAGACCTGACGCAACACGGGTCTATTAAATCGTCCAAGCCGCTGCGGGTGTATTCTGGCAGCGGCTTTTTAGCGGATATCTAGCTTTTCCTGCTTCGCAAGCCTGCCCCAAAAGCACGGCGAGCCCACAGCGTCATTTCATCAGGATCATCCATCGCGCTCTCGGGGATGGACCAGTAAGGCATAGCTACAGGTCCTCGCCCCTTGTGCCCTTGATAGACCCATTGGCGGCAACCGGCCTCGATAAAATTAGCAACGCTTTCTGCATCTGCCTTCAGAAGAAGGTCGCCGTTGACCTCCAGAGCAAAGATGGCGCCATCGTGATAGATGCCCTTCCCGCCGAACATGCGCCGAATGGTTACAGGTCCCAGCCCTGAAAAGAGATCGCGTATGGCGTCGTCGTCCACGGCCAGCCTGTCAGGCAGTACCGCGCGCTTCGGCGAGCGCCTTGAGATCTGCTGGCTTCAGC
This region includes:
- a CDS encoding NAD kinase — its product is MPQQPMALAFVSADTENAQEAAQRLSALYGQERPENADVIVALGGDGFMLQTLRETMGAGKRIYGMNRGSIGFLMNEYREDGLRDRVAAAIPETVRPLQMEAIDADGNRVRAVAVNEVSLLRQSYQAAKIRIAIDDKVRLEELICDGVMVATPAGSTAYNLSAHGPILPLDAPLLALTPVSPFRPRRWRGALLSNQATVRFDILEPEKRPVNAVADHTEIKSVVSVVVRESHEETVTVLFDESHSWNERILSEQFRY
- a CDS encoding DUF4440 domain-containing protein codes for the protein MRLHRILLVIAAIALTVSQSLAQQDKVLAQWFDALRTADRQTLSELLSDDARIILNDIGIEQTKEEFLDSMDTWKETTGSGTDIRYRVDNKSDNETIVTVCYDFPNNSVLTQERFLIGEAGIEESNQSQIAESCADF
- a CDS encoding TfoX/Sxy family protein — protein: MDDDAIRDLFSGLGPVTIRRMFGGKGIYHDGAIFALEVNGDLLLKADAESVANFIEAGCRQWVYQGHKGRGPVAMPYWSIPESAMDDPDEMTLWARRAFGAGLRSRKS
- a CDS encoding DEAD/DEAH box helicase, with protein sequence MTFSDLGLSQKVLSAVADAGYTQPTPIQAGAIPHALNGKDVLGIAQTGTGKTASFVLPMLTRLERGRARARMPRTLILEPTRELAAQVEENFVKYGKNHRINIALLIGGVSFDEQEKKLERGADVLIATPGRLLDHFERGKLLLTGVEILVIDEADRMLDMGFIPDIERICKLIPFTRQTLFFSATMPPEITKLTEQFLQGPVRVEVSRPATTSTNITQRFVKSGAKPWEKRERLRSLIDAQGDTLKNAIIFCNRKSEVATLFRSLVRHEYDAGALHGDMDQRARMTMLENFRKGNLKLLVASDVAARGLDIPDVSHVFNFDIPTHADDYVHRIGRTGRAGRKGAAFTLITKADRKYMDSIEKLIGQDVEWLDGDLSTLQADEGADDDNKRGRGTRRGGKTSAAAEEKSPSGKKPRKNDIRSENAERKAKQDKPEQPKEPRRHQREDDTTVGFGEDVPAFMKIAVKT